From the Malus domestica chromosome 17, GDT2T_hap1 genome, one window contains:
- the LOC103404696 gene encoding proline-rich receptor-like protein kinase PERK8, with protein MSSTTSPSPNSSPYAVPPTSPDTSSPPPSNSSTTPTTTATPSDASPPRAQSPPPASPAAPTPKSSPPPSTPPPTSPPPSTPQAPPPSTPQAPPPSTPQVPPPSTPQAPPPSPPQSPPPSSPASSPPSPPPASPPPSPPAASPPATSESPPPASKGSPPPKSSPRPAQASPPPKSTESPPPPADVPPPSSASPPPPQGEAPKKSPPSPTVTPPPSGSKSAPPPADKSPPAPTVQSLPPSVASSSSPPVTSPTLPSSNSSSPPPLPQKPTARSTTGANVTSNATSGKKGGLNTGGAVAIGVVVGFLVLSLVVMAVWYRKKQKKRRAGENFAYNMPSPFASSQNSDSVFLKPYSPAPLIGNSSGSDLIYAQSDGGVNNSKSWFTYEELSKATNGFSKQNLLGEGGFGCVYKGVLEDEREVAVKQLKIGGGQGEREFKAEVEIISRVHHRHLVSLVGYCISEHQRLLVYDFVPNDTLHYHLHGEGMPVLDWATRVKVAAGAARGIAYLHEDCHPRIIHRDIKSSNILLDSNFEAQVADFGLAKLTLDSNTHVTTRVMGTFGYMAPEYATSGKLTDKSDVYSYGVVLLELITGRKPVDSSQPLGDESLVEWARPLLSQALESEDFEGLADSRLGKNYIENEMFRMIEAASACVRHSAAKRPRMRQVVRAFDSLDELSDLSNGMKPGQSEIFDSAEHSAQIRMFQRMAFGSQDNSTSFFNQSQSSWKSRDSREQGYQNQRSWASRDSREHGDQTQSSWSRDQRDPRNPSASISIDRSGIWNN; from the exons ATGTCTTCAACAACCTCACCTTCTCCAAATTCTTCCCCTTATGCGGTCCCACCAACTTCACCTGATACCTCGTCACCACCCCCATCAAATTCTTCAACTACCCCAACTACCACTGCAACCCCTTCTGACGCTTCACCTCCCCGTGCCCAATCTCCTCCTCCAGCATCACCAGCTGCTCCCACTCCAAAATCGTCACCACCGCCGTCAACTCCGCCACCAACTTCACCACCGCCTTCCACGCCTCAGGCTCCACCACCTTCCACGCCTCAGGCTCCACCGCCTTCCACACCGCAGGTTCCACCGCCTTCCACTCCTCAGGCTCCACCACCATCCCCTCCACAGTCTCCACCCCCATCATCTCCGGCATCATCCCCGCCATCACCTCCTCCAGCATCACCACCACCTTCTCCACCAGCTGCCTCTCCTCCGGCTACGTCTGAATCCCCACCACCTGCATCAAAGGGTTCTCCCCCTCCCAAATCTTCCCCACGTCCAGCACAAGCCTCACCTCCACCTAAGTCCACAGAGTCACCACCTCCTCCAGCTGATGTCCCGCCACCTTCGTCCGcttctccaccaccaccacaaggaGAAGCACCAAAAAAATCTCCTCCATCCCCCACTGTCACACCTCCTCCATCTGGCTCCAAATCTGCTCCTCCACCAGCTGATAAATCTCCCCCTGCACCCACGGTGCAATCATTACCTCCTTCGGtcgcttcatcttcttcacctccTGTTACTTCTCCTACCCTGCCTAGTAGTAATTCGTCAAGTCCCCCTCCCTTACCACAGAAGCCAACTGCAAGGTCAACCACTGGTGCCAATGTGACATCAAATGCCACATCTGGAAAGAAAGGAGGGTTAAACACTGGAGGAGCTGTGGCAATTGGAGTTGTAGTTGGATTCCTGGTGCTCAGTCTTGTTGTCATGGCGGTGTGGTACAGAAAGAAGCAGAAGAAAAGAAGAGCTGGAGAAAATTTTGCGTACAACATGCCTTCCCCCTTTGCTTCATCCCAGAATTCAG ATTCGGTATTTCTTAAGCCTTATTCTCCAGCTCCCCTCATAGGAAATAGTTCTGGCAGTGATTTGATATATGCACAATCAGATGGTGGCGTAAACAATTCAAAGTCATGGTTCACATACGAAGAACTAAGCAAAGCCAcaaatgggttttcaaaacaGAACCTTTTGGGCGAAGGTGGATTTGGTTGTGTATACAAAGGTGTTTTGGAAGACGAAAGAGAAGTTGCTGTAAAACAGCTCAAAATTGGTGGGGGACAAGGGGAACGTGAGTTTAAAGCTGAAGTTGAAATTATTAGTCGAGTTCACCATCGCCATTTGGTTTCCCTGGTTGGTTATTGTATATCTGAGCATCAAAGGTTGCTTGTCTACGACTTCGTTCCAAATGATACACTTCATTACCATCTTCATG GTGAGGGCATGCCGGTTCTGGATTGGGCAACCAGAGTCAAGGTTGCTGCTGGTGCAGCTCGTGGAATAGCTTACTTACATGAAGATT GTCATCCTCGCATTATTCACAGAGATATTAAGTCGTCAAACATCCTTTTGGATAGCAACTTTGAAGCTCAG GTTGCAGATTTTGGGCTTGCAAAGCTAACGTTGGATTCAAATACTCATGTGACCACAAGAGTAATGGGAACATTTGG ATACATGGCACCAGAATATGCAACAAGTGGAAAGTTGACGGACAAGTCTGATGTTTACTCTTATGGTGTTGTGCTATTGGAGCTAATTACAGGTCGCAAACCGGTGGATTCTTCTCAGCCATTGGGTGATGAGAGCCTAGTTGAATGG GCTCGACCTTTGCTTAGTCAAGCACTTGAAAGTGAAGACTTCGAAGGGCTGGCAGATTCAAGGCTGGGAAAGAATTACATCGAGAATGAAATGTTCCGAATGATTGAAGCAGCTTCAGCTTGTGTGCGTCATTCAGCTGCGAAAAGGCCACGGATGAGACAG GTGGTAAGGGCTTTCGACTCCTTAGATGAATTATCAGATCTCAGTAACGGAATGAAACCTGGCCAGAGCGAAATATTTGATTCTGCAGAACACTCTGCACAAATTAGAATGTTTCAGAGGATGGCATTCGGTAGTCAAGACAACAGTACGAGTTTTTTCAATCAAAGTCAGAGTAGCTGGAAAAGTAGAGACTCCCGAGAGCAAGGGTACCAGAATCAGAGAAGCTGGGCGAGTAGAGACTCTCGGGAGCACGGGGATCAAACTCAGAGCAGCTGGAGTCGAGACCAGAGAGACCCGAGAAACCCGAGTGCTTCGATATCCATAGATAGATCTGGGATATGGAACAACTGA
- the LOC103404697 gene encoding uncharacterized protein produces MGEEREDPQQLKRVAAAAYDYENDPRWAEYWSNILIPSHMSSRSDVIDHFKRKFYQRYIDPELMVDAISSGSSSQPKRPSASSRTTNDQTQPRSAGSTPRTPGTAAAAPPTSLRWDRKTIEFSVNAWVFLVAVLAIFPLVPKNLSDRAYRLSFMGTACSSLYSLYSLYGKPRAWNLQALQVYFQSIITTKDFIYLIYCITFVTSHLCLKFALIPILCRALEHVAKFLRRNFSRSSLYRKYLEEPCVWVESNTTTLSILSSHAEVGVGFLLIISLFSWQRNIVQAFMYWQLLKLMYHAPATADYHLSVWTKIGRTVHPLIHRYARFLETPLSAVQRWWLR; encoded by the exons atgggggaagagagagaggaccCACagcagctgaagagagtggcgGCGGCGGCCTACGACTACGAGAACGACCCCAGATGGGCCGAGTACTGGTCCAACATCCTCATCCCTTCTCACATGTCCTCCCGCAGCGACGTGATCGACCATTTCAAGCGCAAGTTCTATCAACGCTACATC GATCCTGAGCTTATGGTAGACGCGATATCATCAGGCAGTTCTTCTCAGCCAAAGAGACCATCTGCATCGTCCCGGACAACAAATGACCAAACTCAGCCCCGTAGCGCAG GTTCAACTCCCAGAACTCCAGGgacagcagcagcagctcctCCAACTTCTCTGCGTTGGGATCGAAAAACCATTGAGTTTTCTGTAAACGCTTGG GTGTTTCTTGTGGCTGTGCTTGCAATTTTCCCACTGGTGCCTAAAAACCTTTCAGATAGGGCATATCGGCTTTCCTTTATGGGCACTGCATGTTCGTCTCTGTATTCCTTGTACTCACTGTATGGG AAACCAAGGGCTTGGAACTTGCAGGCTTTGCAAGTTTACTTTCAGTCAATAATCACGACTAAGGATTTTATCTACTTGATATACTGCATTACCTTTGTCACATCACATCTTTGCCTAAAAT TTGCACTGATTCCCATTCTCTGTCGGGCTCTTGAACATGTTGCCAAGTTCCTTAGGCGCAATTTTAGTCGATCCTCATTGTACAG GAAGTACCTGGAAGAGCCTTGTGTTTGGGTGGAGTCTAATACAACTACCCTCAGCATACTCTCTTCACATGCTGAGGTCGGAGTTGGCTTCCTTCTGATTATATCATTGTTCTC GTGGCAGCGCAACATTGTACAGGCATTCATGTACTGGCAG CTATTGAAGCTCATGTATCATGCCCCAGCGACTGCTGACTACCATCTGAGCGTGTGGACTAAGATCGGAAGGACAGTTCATCCCCTCATCCACCGCTATGCTCGGTTCCTGGAAACTCCTCTTTCTGCTGTTCAGAGATGGTGGTTGAGGTAG